Genomic window (Vigna unguiculata cultivar IT97K-499-35 chromosome 10, ASM411807v1, whole genome shotgun sequence):
AGACCTTTAATTGCCACGTTCAATAAAATACATcttaattcaataaattattatttttttcttatctgaTAATAAGtcacttaatttatatttaataatcaaaTCGTCCCTAACTTGCCGTTtctcaaatattaatataaattgcTTCTACTTCTATCATGATTAAGCCAAACCGCTTCATGTTGTCAAACGTGTCAAACCCATACTCTACCTCTTCTTCATGGCATGACACATGTTCCACCGCAATCACACTTCACCATGACTTCCCTAAACCTTAACTTACTTAACAGAGACAATAAATTCACCACTACACAAACACTTCACACACCAAAACCCTAGCAAGAGTCTTTAACTTTATCCATGGCCAGCACCGAATTCAGGTTGGTTTCACCAGCAATTGACAAGGAAGGGAACAGAAAACTACCCAGATACTGCACCCAAGAAGGTCTTGGCTCAAAGTGGAACATTTCTCCCCCACTGGAGTGGCACAACGTGCCTCCCAAAACCAAGAGCATGGCCCTTGTGGTGCAGGACATTGATGCGGTGGATCCGACGGGTCACCCGGTGGCTCCCGCCCACTGGGTGGTGGTGAACATTCCGGTGAGCGTTAAAGGACTTCCTGAAGGGTTCTCTGGGAAGAAGGAGGAACTGGGTGGAGAGTATGAGAACATTGAAGAAGGGGTTAACGATTGGAACGTACGTGTTTGGCGAGGTCCCAAAGTTCCTAACTATGAGGATAGGTTTGAGTTCAGACTCTATGCCCTCGATGATCACATGCACTTCGATAATCAGGTATAAAATTCaagtatcattttattatttatcatccTTTTtgtaaagtgaaaaaaatggacgaagagaaaaaaaaaaggaaaaataagtaaacaaataaacaagggaaaataatttaaaccataattaattgaatttatatacttttaaaagaaagcataattatatttgtcacGAGAAAGTAGATTTCTATTCGTAGTAAATATGAAGGactttttcaaaacattttgcAGGTGATTTTGCAGGTGACGAAGACGAAGCTTTTGGATGCAATAGCTGGGCATGTAGTAGGAGAAGCAGTTTTTACGGCTACTTTCTAGCCGATGCACTGAGATCTTAATTTGGTGATATCAaaattcatcaaaaacaacGGTTACATGTATTGATACagcatttatatataaataaatatataaattagctaaataaagtttttcttttcctttttattatatgaatctTCATTGAGcttgaaaaattaattagacTGTGTTTATATTTCAGTAAACTTAAACTAATTCAGTATTTATAGTCTGTGTTGCGCAATACCActtgttataattttttcttcacatTCATTTGAACTTTTATAATATCCTCAATGAGACGGACTAGAAAGGAAATTTAACTATTGTTTATAAAATGTATgatatcatttttttctctttcaagtTTTAAACATTATCAAttcatattgttaaaattatctCTTACGTTTAGTTTCTTGGAAGGAATTGCTTCGTACAAACTAAAAGATTCTGATTTCTCTTTAGCCAACggaaaataataacaaaataaattaaattactcttttgttcttgtatttgTCAAGTGTCAAATTGGAGTCCgggtttttgttttcttgtctTAAATTTGATTCTCGTCAATTTTAACCAAAACTTTATTAAAGTTAAAGTCAATATTATATGTCTTTTGTATATTATACAAGTTTATCTTTGTATAAAAGTTTTAGTAaagattaaaattcaaataacttgttacataatttttagaattaaattttaattttaaatttcaaattttgtataaaatttaaaattaatttaaaaatatatgttttagaattaaattttaatttcaaatttcaaattttatataaaatttaaaattaatttaaaaatatatttttagaaatatttaataaaaacgttagttttaataaaaatatgaccACAAAATTTATACCAAAAGTAAATTAAGTTTCAGTTTAagaaggacaatattgctttatttttataaaatttgaaactaaatttaaactaaaaacaaatattaagatccaattaaattattttgatatatgatgcgactgtaaaatgacatgtgtaaaaaattaaaaaatattaaaaatattaaaaatattaaaaa
Coding sequences:
- the LOC114166645 gene encoding uncharacterized protein LOC114166645 isoform X2 is translated as MASTEFRLVSPAIDKEGNRKLPRYCTQEGLGSKWNISPPLEWHNVPPKTKSMALVVQDIDAVDPTGHPVAPAHWVVVNIPVSVKGLPEGFSGKKEELGGEYENIEEGVNDWNVRVWRGPKVPNYEDRFEFRLYALDDHMHFDNQVTKTKLLDAIAGHVVGEAVFTATF
- the LOC114166645 gene encoding uncharacterized protein LOC114166645 isoform X1; the protein is MASTEFRLVSPAIDKEGNRKLPRYCTQEGLGSKWNISPPLEWHNVPPKTKSMALVVQDIDAVDPTGHPVAPAHWVVVNIPVSVKGLPEGFSGKKEELGGEYENIEEGVNDWNVRVWRGPKVPNYEDRFEFRLYALDDHMHFDNQVILQVTKTKLLDAIAGHVVGEAVFTATF